In Spirosoma aureum, a single genomic region encodes these proteins:
- a CDS encoding response regulator, whose protein sequence is MDSPITCLLIDDDEDDQEIFLLALRKLDSSIACSFADDGAEALRKLRQDETFVPQFIFLDLNMPGMNGKQCLTEIKKIAHLQHALIFIYSTSSEAKDILETKQLGADGFITKPAQVSDLIDELSKLLLDC, encoded by the coding sequence ATGGACTCACCGATTACGTGCCTTTTAATTGATGATGACGAAGACGATCAGGAAATTTTTTTGCTAGCTTTAAGAAAATTGGATTCGTCGATTGCCTGCTCCTTTGCTGACGATGGAGCAGAAGCACTGCGAAAACTTCGGCAGGATGAGACTTTTGTCCCTCAATTTATTTTCCTGGACTTAAACATGCCAGGAATGAATGGCAAGCAATGTCTAACGGAAATCAAAAAAATTGCCCACCTGCAACACGCATTGATCTTTATATACTCAACATCGTCTGAAGCAAAGGATATTCTGGAGACAAAACAACTTGGGGCAGACGGGTTTATTACAAAGCCCGCACAAGTGTCTGACCTGATTGATGAGTTGTCAAAATTGCTTCTGGACTGTTAG
- a CDS encoding Gfo/Idh/MocA family protein, translated as MKSIDHLVDLLDQSRLPMVSRQKFLKTAGQGLVAGAVGSALLGCDKKPENNSSVSATVNTTSGPVPKLPATSPPAKVPADSTKPIELEQIKAKTEQEESPTPSPLPQDQRIGYALVGLGHLTLNQILPAFGACKKSKVVALVSGSPEKMQKVAAQYGVRKESCYNYADYDKLRENKEVQAIYIVLPNGMHAEYTIRGAQAGKHILCEKPMANSAQECQSMIDACQKAGRKLMIAYRIQYEPHHRIVREMIQKEQFGKVKSIMANNGQNSDNPDHWRFKKALAGGGSLPDVGLYCLNTIRYLLGEEPTEVVGYVHSTPNDPRFKEVEEQVNWLMKFPSGVQTSCATSYGHHDDKNYKVLADTGWIKMDPAFPYTGLQLETSQAQGKENQVIQHKISDQDQFAAEMDHFSECILENKRPFTPGEEGLQDQKIMEAIYRSAREGRPVKLAEVDKKDAFRGPEPKKSA; from the coding sequence ATGAAATCGATTGATCATCTGGTTGATTTGCTCGATCAGTCCCGTTTGCCGATGGTATCCCGGCAAAAATTCCTAAAAACAGCTGGTCAAGGTCTGGTTGCTGGCGCAGTCGGCAGTGCACTTCTTGGGTGCGATAAAAAGCCCGAAAACAACTCATCGGTTTCCGCAACTGTCAATACAACCAGCGGACCCGTACCCAAATTACCGGCTACTTCTCCACCGGCCAAAGTGCCTGCCGATTCTACTAAGCCGATAGAGCTGGAACAAATCAAAGCAAAAACAGAACAGGAGGAATCACCAACGCCAAGCCCTTTACCTCAAGATCAGCGCATTGGCTATGCGCTGGTTGGCCTGGGCCATCTGACACTAAATCAGATTCTACCGGCTTTTGGTGCTTGCAAAAAATCTAAAGTGGTGGCTTTAGTAAGCGGTAGCCCCGAAAAAATGCAGAAAGTAGCCGCCCAATACGGCGTCAGAAAAGAGAGCTGCTACAACTACGCCGATTACGATAAACTACGCGAGAATAAAGAAGTTCAGGCCATATACATTGTGCTTCCTAACGGGATGCATGCCGAATATACAATCAGAGGGGCACAGGCAGGCAAGCATATTCTCTGCGAAAAGCCAATGGCGAATAGCGCCCAGGAATGCCAGTCGATGATCGATGCCTGCCAGAAAGCGGGCCGTAAACTAATGATTGCGTATCGGATTCAATATGAACCACATCACCGGATTGTCCGTGAAATGATTCAGAAAGAACAATTCGGCAAGGTTAAGTCCATCATGGCTAACAACGGGCAAAACTCCGATAACCCGGACCATTGGCGGTTTAAAAAGGCGCTGGCCGGTGGAGGTTCGTTACCCGACGTTGGTTTATACTGCCTGAACACAATTCGATATCTACTGGGTGAAGAACCAACCGAAGTAGTCGGTTATGTTCATAGCACACCTAATGATCCTCGGTTTAAGGAAGTTGAAGAACAGGTCAACTGGCTCATGAAATTCCCGAGTGGAGTACAAACCAGTTGTGCTACCAGTTATGGCCATCACGACGACAAAAACTACAAGGTGCTGGCCGATACGGGCTGGATCAAAATGGACCCGGCATTTCCCTATACGGGTTTGCAGTTAGAAACGAGCCAGGCACAGGGAAAAGAAAATCAGGTTATTCAGCACAAAATTAGCGATCAGGACCAGTTTGCAGCCGAAATGGATCATTTCTCGGAATGCATCCTTGAGAACAAACGACCCTTTACGCCGGGTGAAGAAGGCCTTCAGGACCAGAAAATCATGGAAGCTATTTACCGATCGGCGCGGGAAGGGCGGCCCGTAAAGCTCGCTGAAGTCGATAAAAAAGATGCATTTCGTGGCCCGGAGCCCAAAAAATCCGCATGA
- a CDS encoding alpha-E domain-containing protein, which yields MLSRVANSVYWMHRYIERAENYARFMSVNFNLALDLPPNVNQQWEPLLIATADNYLFDKYYKQPTRENVIHFMTFEKRNPNSIVSCLSNARENARTIREVISKEMWEHLNQFYLKVRETSPKQQWGEVQTQSFFTDIRNDTQLFYGIIDATITRNEAWHFGRLGRFLERADKTSRFLDVKYFTLLPEIEAVGSTLDLMIWSAVLKSVSAYNMHRQQYRSLTPSSIVEFLILDKMFPRAVAHCIRQAELSLYEISGNNISHGFGNTAERTLSKLRAEIEFTETADVFKAGLHQYLDHFQTRTNEIGASIFETYFDLKPVEV from the coding sequence ATGCTGAGCCGCGTTGCCAACTCTGTTTACTGGATGCATCGCTACATTGAACGGGCTGAAAATTATGCCCGCTTCATGAGCGTTAACTTCAATCTGGCCCTCGATTTACCACCTAATGTGAATCAGCAGTGGGAGCCTCTGCTCATCGCAACGGCCGATAACTACCTGTTTGACAAGTACTATAAGCAGCCAACGCGTGAGAATGTCATTCATTTTATGACTTTTGAAAAGCGTAACCCCAACTCCATTGTTTCGTGCCTGAGTAACGCTCGCGAGAATGCCCGGACGATCCGCGAAGTTATTTCGAAGGAGATGTGGGAACACCTCAATCAGTTTTACCTGAAAGTCCGCGAAACATCACCAAAGCAGCAATGGGGCGAGGTGCAAACGCAAAGTTTTTTCACGGATATTCGCAACGATACGCAGCTCTTTTACGGCATTATCGATGCGACCATTACCCGTAATGAAGCCTGGCATTTTGGGCGGCTTGGTCGATTTCTGGAGCGTGCCGATAAAACATCACGCTTTCTGGATGTGAAATATTTTACCTTATTGCCTGAAATTGAAGCGGTCGGTTCTACCCTCGACCTGATGATCTGGTCGGCGGTGCTGAAGTCGGTTAGCGCCTACAATATGCACCGTCAGCAGTATCGTTCACTGACGCCATCGAGCATTGTTGAGTTCCTCATCCTGGATAAAATGTTTCCCCGTGCCGTTGCCCACTGTATTAGGCAGGCTGAGTTATCGCTCTACGAAATTTCGGGAAATAATATTTCTCATGGCTTCGGGAATACGGCTGAGCGAACGCTCTCCAAACTACGTGCGGAGATTGAATTTACCGAGACTGCAGATGTCTTTAAGGCAGGATTACATCAGTATCTGGATCATTTTCAGACGCGTACGAATGAGATTGGGGCTTCCATTTTCGAAACCTATTTCGATCTAAAGCCGGTGGAAGTATAA
- a CDS encoding helix-turn-helix domain-containing protein: MKYQPDIYRQFVCKDLLFAYYDCPQSQHRDDIFSHHSYLSFVVSGSKRIYRQGKSWTFAKGSLEFVKKGGFIQEVYLDEGFRALTCYIPDTYLQQLIRSFRQFYRGKPITNQPTEPIIELAANETTTGFVQTLLNYFEQEIEPTGEVLEERFRELLFTLLINPDNYALVTYLHSLTDRPRISLYEVLEANYMYHLSLNEYAQIANRSLASFKREFRSLFNTTPAQWLIQKRLDYALVLLNTTEKSIGDIVFDSGFENSSHFSRVFKDKFGLAPQHYRKQRIVLSERTLTA; encoded by the coding sequence TTGAAGTACCAACCAGATATTTACAGGCAATTCGTATGTAAAGATCTTCTGTTTGCTTACTACGATTGCCCGCAGTCGCAACACCGGGATGACATATTTTCGCATCATAGCTACCTTTCATTTGTTGTCAGTGGAAGCAAACGCATCTATCGACAGGGAAAGAGCTGGACATTTGCGAAAGGGAGCCTGGAATTTGTCAAAAAAGGCGGATTTATTCAGGAAGTGTATCTGGATGAAGGCTTCCGGGCATTGACATGCTATATACCGGATACTTACTTACAGCAGCTCATCCGAAGTTTTCGGCAATTCTATCGGGGGAAACCCATAACAAACCAGCCTACTGAGCCGATTATTGAATTGGCCGCCAATGAAACTACAACGGGCTTTGTACAAACCTTACTAAACTACTTTGAACAGGAAATAGAACCCACTGGAGAGGTACTGGAAGAGCGGTTTCGGGAATTGTTATTTACTCTGCTCATCAATCCTGATAATTACGCCCTGGTTACCTATCTCCATAGTCTGACCGATCGTCCTCGTATATCGCTTTATGAGGTGCTTGAGGCTAATTACATGTACCATCTGTCACTGAATGAATACGCTCAGATTGCCAACCGTAGTTTGGCCTCCTTTAAGCGTGAATTCAGAAGCTTATTCAATACAACGCCCGCTCAATGGCTCATTCAGAAGCGGCTCGATTACGCCCTGGTTCTACTCAACACAACCGAAAAGAGCATTGGTGATATAGTTTTCGATAGTGGTTTTGAGAATAGCTCCCATTTCAGCCGGGTCTTCAAAGACAAATTTGGACTTGCGCCCCAACATTACCGAAAACAACGTATAGTGCTGTCGGAACGGACCCTAACCGCTTAA
- a CDS encoding NIPSNAP family protein gives MFKLYSLLTFGLLFSTATLAIVSPGKPSSKFYEVRIYYPTPGKYAEIVDRFRQYTTKIFEKHGMENIGYWTPTDTSRKELIYILAYPSREARDASWKAFSSDPEWKAVVAKTEANGKLVDHVDQIFMTESDISPEVKTGVKSPARTFELRTYTPAPDKLPALLTRFRDHTIKLFSNHGMTHIGYWTTQEKDGGQPKLVYILAHPSEAEGKAHFDEFRKDPVWVKVKAESEKNGPLTTKVESVYMKPTDYSPIK, from the coding sequence ATGTTCAAACTGTATTCACTACTCACGTTTGGCTTGCTATTCAGTACAGCAACATTGGCTATTGTCAGCCCAGGAAAGCCCAGTTCCAAATTTTATGAGGTGAGGATTTATTATCCAACGCCGGGTAAGTATGCCGAAATTGTTGACCGCTTCCGGCAATACACGACAAAAATTTTCGAGAAGCATGGGATGGAAAATATCGGATACTGGACTCCAACCGATACATCGCGCAAAGAGTTAATTTACATTCTGGCCTATCCAAGCCGCGAAGCGCGTGACGCGTCCTGGAAAGCATTTAGTAGTGATCCGGAATGGAAAGCAGTGGTGGCCAAAACCGAAGCCAATGGCAAGCTGGTCGACCATGTGGATCAGATATTCATGACCGAATCGGATATTTCTCCCGAAGTAAAAACCGGTGTAAAATCACCCGCCCGTACGTTCGAATTACGGACCTATACGCCAGCTCCCGACAAACTACCTGCCCTGCTGACTCGTTTCCGCGATCATACGATAAAACTGTTCAGTAACCATGGTATGACACACATTGGCTATTGGACAACGCAGGAGAAAGATGGCGGTCAGCCAAAGCTGGTCTATATTTTGGCTCACCCGAGTGAAGCTGAAGGCAAAGCCCATTTCGACGAATTTCGCAAAGATCCGGTCTGGGTTAAGGTAAAAGCAGAATCAGAAAAAAATGGACCGTTAACCACAAAGGTGGAATCGGTTTACATGAAACCAACGGATTATTCTCCGATTAAGTAA
- a CDS encoding putative maltokinase — protein sequence MVPSQPLTSSTSWTTVATDSTFWSELAQTLLPIYVNNCRWFAGKARQQTGFTVQTIHTLTLSDGDVAFLLILEATYADGIPEHYLLPLSFLTGSIVDVPDKGRIGEAILGGQSGLLIDAIYDERFRHALFANIYTNQVIPQSDGQLIFRKGKGLEEGDENLSSRVLPVDSSNSAMTFGDKYFLKLYRKLFQETNPEVDMVAFLTDESNFNHIPAFGGSISWQQANTNPSGERSNITLGMMQRMVQNDKDSWMQTGDYLNDFLFAVPQRLFAIREDVFEKVELLGKRTGEMHCALYKPEANEAFAPEPFTDEYREFLIKRFGDLLERRYALLIDNYTKLDPQTQRLAWVFMEAREMIETFIDDFRNRPIDSLRIRIHGDYHLGQVLATGHDFVVIDFEGEPESSITERKIKHSPLKDVAGMIRSYHYAVSAKLFNSIETDALHPEHLQRVSDRWFYLIRDTFLNSYLDVFGTPHPLFKNNNEVNFLLLVYLLEKAVYELGYEISYRPSWVKIPLRGIIDVVREIEKIRLSDGESVPNIPMLQTALLQSKSE from the coding sequence ATGGTACCGTCCCAGCCTCTGACCTCCTCCACCTCCTGGACTACTGTTGCCACCGATAGTACATTTTGGTCAGAATTGGCCCAAACGCTACTACCAATATACGTAAATAACTGCCGTTGGTTTGCGGGTAAAGCCCGTCAGCAAACTGGCTTTACCGTTCAAACAATACATACCTTAACGCTTTCCGATGGTGACGTAGCCTTCCTGTTAATTCTGGAAGCAACCTATGCTGATGGCATTCCAGAGCATTATCTGCTTCCGCTATCATTCCTGACCGGCTCCATAGTCGATGTACCCGACAAAGGCCGCATTGGTGAGGCAATCCTCGGCGGTCAATCGGGACTTCTGATCGATGCCATCTACGACGAACGCTTCCGGCATGCTTTGTTCGCCAACATCTATACGAATCAGGTGATACCGCAATCGGATGGTCAACTGATTTTCCGTAAAGGCAAAGGGCTGGAAGAAGGCGATGAAAACCTGAGTTCAAGAGTGCTGCCTGTCGATTCGAGTAATTCTGCAATGACTTTTGGCGATAAATATTTCCTTAAGCTCTATCGTAAACTCTTTCAGGAAACCAACCCGGAAGTCGATATGGTGGCCTTTCTGACGGACGAAAGTAATTTCAATCATATTCCGGCCTTTGGCGGAAGCATTAGCTGGCAACAAGCCAATACCAATCCATCAGGGGAGCGTTCGAATATTACGCTGGGAATGATGCAGCGTATGGTCCAGAATGACAAAGACTCGTGGATGCAAACCGGCGATTATCTCAACGATTTTCTGTTTGCCGTGCCCCAACGCCTGTTTGCCATTCGGGAAGATGTTTTTGAGAAGGTTGAGTTATTGGGAAAGCGAACCGGCGAAATGCACTGTGCACTCTATAAACCGGAAGCCAATGAAGCTTTTGCTCCTGAACCATTTACGGATGAGTATCGCGAATTTCTGATTAAACGCTTTGGCGATCTACTTGAGCGTCGATACGCTCTGCTTATTGATAACTATACAAAACTTGATCCGCAAACACAGCGCCTTGCCTGGGTGTTTATGGAGGCCCGCGAGATGATCGAGACGTTTATTGACGACTTCCGAAACCGTCCGATTGATTCACTACGTATTCGTATTCATGGCGATTATCACCTTGGGCAAGTACTGGCTACTGGCCATGATTTTGTTGTGATTGATTTCGAGGGAGAACCGGAAAGCAGCATTACCGAACGAAAAATCAAGCACTCCCCCCTCAAAGATGTGGCTGGCATGATCCGGTCGTATCACTATGCTGTTTCGGCCAAACTTTTTAACTCCATAGAAACCGACGCTCTCCATCCTGAACATTTACAACGGGTTTCAGATCGGTGGTTTTACCTCATCCGCGATACCTTTTTAAATTCGTATCTGGATGTTTTTGGAACTCCACATCCATTATTCAAAAACAACAATGAAGTAAATTTCCTGTTACTGGTTTATCTGCTCGAAAAGGCAGTTTATGAATTGGGCTACGAAATTAGTTACCGCCCCTCCTGGGTTAAAATTCCACTCAGGGGTATTATTGACGTTGTTCGTGAAATTGAGAAAATTCGCCTGAGCGACGGTGAAAGTGTGCCCAACATACCAATGCTGCAAACAGCTCTGCTGCAATCGAAAAGCGAATAG
- a CDS encoding PAS domain-containing sensor histidine kinase, giving the protein MKTHSPASLYPFLSREGEMGNLIPSIDWSINPLGPIDTWPQSLRTTLSIMLGSPLPMLLFWGPERICFCNETYHLELGHSSNYPAVTGEPGPTAWPLLWTETNLVIDQTVSSGKPVRIENKLLAIHRKGELVDSYWTFSYSPVIGELAEPGGILITCLETTGIPQSIGPMDITQEQLQFALKASELGTWVLDPVQNIVHWDMRCQELYGFPNDNQVAYADVLNHIHPDDRQEVEESVRRVLAPGSKDRYDSKFRTIAATDNKLRWLRCQGKAYFNDQNVAYRFAGTAQDITDQVLAQENLKRTEEQARLAVDSAGAGTFFVDLATDTIVYSSTLSTIFTGSEQANLTRDVLINYILPQDRPIRDKAYEKAALTGKLQYEARTVWNDGSIHWLKVMGTYLNDASGKALSFAGIAQDISVEVEARLEQQQFTSLVEGSPEYMSIFRLDGPVLYVNPYGLELLGLTRDGITSRQMSDFFTVEDWKIVQQQQIPVAMAQKQWEGIQHYRHFQTGERIPLDIKRFIIDDPSTGEPYAIVATGRDLRPTLAARKELEESEAALQKANKRLEMALNAGRLGSYELDLGSGLMQCTLQCRANFGLPADALFNFPDLLDVILPDDRQRVLEAIDEAIMTTNTYNAEYRINWPDGSIHWIRASGQGTYDETGTPLKMVGITMDITTQRMAQQELERQVKEHTQELRTTNHELIRTNHELEQFAYIASHDLQEPLRKIQSFAGLLLDNRHDDELFTLYLNKVTKSAQRMSALIKAVLNYSRLSKTDEQLALIDLNQIIRNVLVDFELLIEEKKAVIQCGNLPVIEGIPLQMHQLFTNLISNALKFSEILPVIVIQANILTPIEVVEQLNLYPTSTYVHLMVQDNGIGFEQEYADRVFTIFQRLNNAKNYSGTGIGLALCRKIVSNHGGIITAESEPGQGAIFHIYLPEKQPVGQFSAGYSL; this is encoded by the coding sequence ATGAAAACGCATAGTCCGGCTTCTCTTTATCCCTTTCTCAGTCGAGAGGGGGAAATGGGCAACTTGATTCCCTCGATTGACTGGTCGATTAATCCACTAGGCCCAATTGACACATGGCCGCAAAGTTTGCGTACAACGCTCAGCATTATGCTTGGCTCCCCGCTCCCCATGCTTCTTTTCTGGGGTCCCGAACGGATTTGTTTTTGTAATGAAACTTACCACCTGGAGCTTGGTCATTCGAGTAATTATCCCGCAGTCACAGGTGAGCCGGGCCCAACGGCCTGGCCATTACTATGGACTGAGACGAACCTGGTTATCGATCAGACAGTAAGCAGTGGAAAACCTGTCAGGATTGAGAACAAATTATTAGCTATCCATCGAAAGGGAGAGCTGGTCGATAGTTACTGGACATTTAGCTACAGTCCTGTTATCGGCGAACTGGCTGAACCCGGTGGTATACTCATAACCTGCCTTGAAACAACAGGCATTCCTCAGTCTATCGGACCAATGGACATAACTCAGGAGCAGCTACAATTTGCGCTGAAGGCCAGTGAATTGGGCACCTGGGTTCTTGATCCTGTGCAGAATATTGTTCACTGGGATATGCGCTGCCAGGAGCTTTATGGCTTTCCGAACGATAATCAGGTCGCTTATGCCGATGTTTTGAACCACATCCATCCCGATGATCGTCAGGAAGTAGAAGAATCGGTTAGGCGCGTATTAGCTCCAGGATCAAAGGATCGTTATGACAGCAAGTTCCGGACAATCGCAGCTACCGATAATAAGCTGCGCTGGTTACGTTGCCAGGGCAAAGCGTATTTCAATGACCAAAATGTAGCTTACCGTTTTGCTGGAACAGCGCAGGATATTACGGATCAGGTGTTGGCTCAGGAAAATCTGAAACGAACCGAAGAACAGGCCAGATTGGCCGTAGATAGCGCAGGTGCAGGCACATTTTTCGTCGACTTAGCCACCGATACTATTGTCTATTCGTCTACACTTTCTACCATTTTTACGGGTAGTGAACAGGCCAACTTAACCCGCGATGTACTCATCAATTACATCCTGCCACAGGATCGCCCCATCCGGGATAAAGCTTATGAAAAAGCTGCACTGACGGGCAAATTACAGTACGAAGCAAGAACTGTCTGGAACGACGGCAGTATCCATTGGCTCAAAGTGATGGGTACTTATTTAAACGATGCATCCGGTAAAGCACTGAGTTTTGCCGGTATTGCCCAGGACATTAGCGTCGAAGTTGAAGCACGATTGGAACAACAGCAGTTTACGTCTCTGGTAGAAGGCAGTCCGGAATACATGAGCATTTTCCGTCTGGACGGCCCCGTACTGTATGTCAATCCGTATGGTTTAGAACTACTGGGTTTAACGCGTGATGGGATAACGTCCAGGCAAATGAGCGATTTCTTCACTGTTGAAGACTGGAAAATCGTACAACAGCAACAGATACCTGTTGCTATGGCTCAAAAGCAGTGGGAAGGCATACAACATTACCGTCATTTTCAGACAGGAGAACGAATTCCTCTGGATATCAAGCGATTTATTATCGACGATCCATCAACCGGAGAGCCCTATGCTATAGTGGCAACGGGCCGGGATCTACGCCCGACACTGGCAGCCCGAAAAGAGCTGGAAGAAAGCGAAGCAGCCCTTCAAAAAGCAAATAAGCGGCTGGAAATGGCGTTGAATGCCGGTCGTTTAGGTTCGTATGAACTGGATTTAGGATCGGGACTTATGCAGTGTACGCTTCAATGCCGGGCAAATTTTGGCCTTCCAGCCGATGCACTCTTTAATTTCCCAGACCTGCTGGATGTGATTTTACCCGACGATCGCCAACGTGTATTGGAAGCCATCGACGAGGCAATCATGACGACGAATACCTATAATGCCGAATATCGCATCAACTGGCCTGATGGCTCTATTCATTGGATCAGAGCTTCGGGCCAAGGAACGTATGACGAAACAGGAACCCCATTAAAAATGGTTGGCATTACAATGGATATTACCACCCAGCGAATGGCCCAGCAGGAGTTAGAGCGCCAGGTTAAGGAACATACGCAGGAATTAAGAACAACAAATCACGAGCTAATCAGAACCAATCACGAACTAGAACAATTTGCTTATATCGCCAGCCATGATCTTCAGGAGCCCCTCCGAAAGATTCAAAGTTTTGCGGGGCTGCTGCTTGACAATCGACACGATGACGAACTGTTTACGCTTTACCTTAATAAAGTGACCAAATCAGCGCAACGGATGTCGGCCCTGATTAAAGCCGTTCTCAACTACAGCCGATTGTCAAAAACGGATGAGCAGTTGGCACTAATCGATCTCAATCAGATTATACGAAATGTACTGGTTGATTTTGAGCTATTAATCGAAGAAAAAAAGGCCGTTATTCAGTGCGGAAATCTGCCCGTTATTGAAGGAATTCCGTTGCAGATGCATCAACTTTTCACTAACCTGATCAGTAATGCCCTAAAGTTTTCGGAAATACTCCCTGTCATTGTTATTCAGGCCAATATACTTACCCCAATAGAAGTCGTAGAGCAGCTTAACCTGTATCCAACCAGCACGTATGTCCACTTAATGGTACAGGATAACGGCATTGGCTTTGAACAGGAATATGCCGACCGTGTTTTTACTATTTTCCAACGGCTCAATAATGCCAAAAACTACAGTGGCACTGGTATTGGACTGGCCTTATGCCGCAAAATTGTAAGCAACCACGGGGGCATTATTACAGCCGAAAGCGAGCCTGGCCAGGGCGCTATTTTTCATATTTACCTGCCAGAGAAACAACCCGTAGGCCAGTTTTCAGCAGGCTATAGCCTCTAA
- the glgB gene encoding 1,4-alpha-glucan branching protein GlgB: MAKRKTTTSPSTISPAETKQPEQPAPLPQNTNESVKSEIYSRFTDFDIYLFRAGKHQKLYDKFGSHVVEFNGVIGTYFAVWAPSARYVSVIGSFNGWDKASHPLKVRWDSSGIWEAFIPNTGRGESYKYFIVHEGGREIEKGDPYAHWWETPPKTASLVWDTYYEWQDQDWMANRKAKNALNAPFSVYEVHLSSWRRDPSDPKRELSYGEIANALVPYVQDMGFTHVEFMPVMQYPYEPSWGYQITGYYAPSSRFGTPQDFMHLIERLHQAGIGVLLDWVPSHFPGDAHGLYEFDGSHLYEHPDPRKGYHPDWKSYIFNYSRPEVRSFLISNAIFWLDRCHADGLRVDAVASMLYLDYSRNAGEWEPNMFGGRENLEAISLFKEINEAIYLSFPDVQTVAEESTAFPGVSRPVYTGGLGFGMKWMMGWMNDTLRYFQRDPAFRKFHQDNLTFSTVYAFTENFMLPLSHDEVVYGKKSLIGKMPGDEWQRFANLRLLFSYMFTHSGSKLMFMGCEFGQTSEWKFDNSLDWHLLEFAPHKGMATCVRALNKLYRNEPAMYERTYTADGFEWIDTSDRENSIITYIRKGNRPEDNLLVVLNMTPIPRSDYRIGVPTAGSYREIFNSDSTEFYGSGIGNTSPVQSEESSWHGRPQSIRLNVPPLGAIILKIG, from the coding sequence ATGGCAAAACGCAAAACCACGACGTCACCGTCTACAATCTCACCGGCTGAAACCAAGCAGCCAGAACAGCCTGCCCCTTTACCACAAAACACCAACGAATCGGTGAAATCGGAAATTTATTCCCGTTTTACGGATTTCGATATTTATCTATTTCGGGCAGGGAAACATCAGAAGCTATACGACAAATTTGGCTCACACGTCGTTGAGTTTAACGGCGTTATTGGCACTTATTTCGCGGTTTGGGCACCTTCTGCGCGGTATGTATCTGTGATCGGCAGTTTTAATGGCTGGGACAAAGCTAGCCATCCACTGAAAGTCCGCTGGGATTCATCGGGCATCTGGGAGGCATTTATTCCGAACACGGGCAGGGGCGAATCTTACAAATATTTCATCGTTCACGAAGGAGGACGTGAAATTGAAAAAGGTGATCCGTATGCACACTGGTGGGAAACTCCTCCCAAAACAGCTTCCTTAGTCTGGGATACCTACTATGAATGGCAGGATCAGGACTGGATGGCGAACCGAAAGGCAAAAAATGCCCTTAATGCCCCGTTTTCGGTCTATGAGGTTCATTTATCCTCCTGGCGACGCGACCCTTCAGATCCAAAACGCGAACTGAGCTACGGCGAAATTGCCAATGCGCTTGTTCCGTATGTACAGGATATGGGCTTCACGCATGTTGAGTTCATGCCGGTTATGCAATACCCTTATGAACCCTCCTGGGGCTATCAGATTACAGGCTACTACGCGCCTAGCAGCCGCTTTGGTACACCGCAGGATTTCATGCATTTAATCGAACGATTGCACCAGGCGGGCATTGGCGTATTGCTCGATTGGGTTCCCTCCCACTTCCCCGGTGATGCACACGGTCTGTATGAGTTCGATGGGTCACATCTCTACGAACACCCCGATCCACGCAAAGGCTACCATCCCGACTGGAAAAGCTACATTTTCAACTACAGCCGACCAGAGGTTCGTTCCTTTCTGATCTCTAACGCCATTTTCTGGCTCGACCGTTGCCATGCCGATGGGCTCCGGGTCGATGCCGTTGCCTCCATGCTCTACCTAGATTATTCCCGGAATGCCGGCGAATGGGAACCGAACATGTTTGGTGGCCGCGAAAATCTGGAGGCCATTTCGCTCTTTAAAGAAATTAACGAAGCGATTTATCTCAGCTTTCCGGATGTACAGACGGTGGCCGAAGAGTCGACTGCCTTTCCGGGCGTATCGCGACCCGTTTACACCGGCGGATTGGGTTTTGGCATGAAATGGATGATGGGCTGGATGAACGACACACTACGCTACTTCCAGCGTGATCCGGCTTTTCGCAAATTCCATCAGGATAATCTGACCTTTAGCACAGTCTATGCTTTCACGGAAAACTTCATGCTCCCTCTTTCGCATGATGAGGTCGTGTATGGCAAGAAATCGCTTATTGGCAAAATGCCGGGCGATGAATGGCAGCGTTTTGCCAACCTAAGGCTATTGTTCTCCTATATGTTTACCCACTCTGGCAGCAAACTGATGTTTATGGGTTGTGAATTCGGGCAAACATCAGAGTGGAAATTCGACAACAGCCTCGACTGGCATTTGCTGGAATTTGCTCCCCATAAAGGCATGGCAACCTGCGTACGAGCCTTAAATAAACTCTACAGAAACGAGCCTGCTATGTACGAACGCACCTACACCGCCGACGGTTTTGAATGGATCGATACATCGGATCGGGAAAATAGTATCATTACGTACATCCGCAAAGGCAATCGCCCCGAAGACAATTTACTGGTTGTTCTCAACATGACCCCTATTCCCCGCTCCGACTACCGCATTGGCGTACCAACCGCAGGTTCATATCGGGAAATTTTCAATAGTGACTCCACCGAGTTCTATGGTAGTGGTATTGGCAATACATCCCCGGTTCAGAGTGAAGAATCTTCATGGCATGGACGCCCGCAGTCAATCCGGTTAAATGTGCCGCCACTAGGTGCCATTATCCTAAAAATTGGCTAA